In Iodobacter fluviatilis, one DNA window encodes the following:
- a CDS encoding glycogen/starch/alpha-glucan phosphorylase translates to MTVSFEYDSPGNDSDALKHAIANKLVFFIGKDPIVAQPKDWLNATFLAVRDRLVERWMRTTRAQYSQDLKRVYYLSMEFLIGRALSNALLALELFEPVKEALDEMGVDLNEILDYEPDAALGNGGLGRLAACFLDSMATMGVPGFAYGIRYDFGMFKQRIIDGQQVEAPDTWLSALNVWEFPRDEVQYVVQFGGRIETAGNTVRWLDTQDVLAMAYDYIIPGYQTTATNTLRLWSARASRSINLHMFNQGDYIAAVEEKNHSENVSRVLYPDDSTQHGKELRLRQEYFFVSASLQDIVHRYLLTHEDFNQLSDKAAIHLNDTHPVLAVPELMRILMDEYHLDWDAAWGYTQKIFSYTNHTLMSEALETWPVEMFAHWLPRHLKIIFDINAKFLSGVKQRFPDDADLIRRVSLVDESGERKIRMAYIAVVASHKVNGVSALHSQLMKSTIFADFARIFPERFTNVTNGITPRRWLAQANRPLAALIDHQIGRTWRVNLDELAELKPLAEDEAFITDFMQAKRANKERLVRYIATHLGGVVSPDALFDVQVKRIHEYKRQLLNLLHVVARYNFILKNPDAATVPRVVVFAGKAASAYKLAKLLIHLMNDIGAKINHDSRVGDKLKVVFIPNYSVSLAEIIIPAADLSEQISTAGTEASGTGNMKFALNGALTIGTLDGANIEIGQAVGADNIFIFGNNSDDVQRLRQESYNPRAVYEADPVLHEVLNQIASGFFSPEEPERYRVIFDLLVNWGDHYQLLADFADYVKVQGKVDALYLKPFEWHRKALLNVAGMGRFSSDRSISEYARKIWNSSSVKL, encoded by the coding sequence ATGACGGTATCTTTTGAATACGATTCGCCCGGTAATGACAGCGATGCTTTAAAACATGCCATTGCCAATAAGCTGGTGTTTTTTATTGGTAAAGATCCGATTGTGGCTCAACCTAAAGATTGGTTGAATGCCACTTTTTTGGCGGTGCGTGATAGGCTGGTGGAGCGCTGGATGCGCACCACACGGGCGCAGTATTCTCAGGATTTAAAGCGGGTTTATTATTTATCGATGGAGTTTCTAATTGGCCGCGCTTTATCCAATGCGCTCCTAGCGTTGGAATTATTTGAGCCGGTCAAAGAGGCTCTCGATGAAATGGGCGTGGATTTAAATGAGATTCTGGATTACGAGCCGGATGCGGCTTTGGGTAATGGCGGGCTGGGCAGGCTGGCTGCGTGTTTTTTAGATTCAATGGCCACTATGGGCGTGCCGGGTTTTGCTTATGGTATTCGTTATGATTTTGGCATGTTTAAGCAGCGCATTATTGATGGCCAGCAAGTCGAAGCGCCCGACACTTGGTTGTCTGCTTTAAATGTGTGGGAATTTCCCAGAGATGAAGTTCAATATGTGGTGCAATTTGGCGGCCGTATAGAAACAGCAGGCAATACGGTGCGTTGGCTGGATACGCAAGATGTATTGGCGATGGCTTATGATTATATAATTCCTGGCTATCAGACCACCGCAACCAATACACTCAGGCTTTGGTCGGCCAGGGCTTCGCGCAGCATTAATTTACATATGTTCAATCAGGGGGATTATATTGCTGCGGTAGAGGAAAAAAACCATAGTGAAAATGTTTCTAGAGTTTTATACCCTGATGATTCTACTCAGCATGGTAAAGAATTAAGACTGCGGCAAGAATATTTCTTTGTTTCAGCGTCTTTACAGGATATTGTGCACCGTTATTTATTAACCCATGAAGATTTTAATCAGCTGAGCGATAAAGCTGCTATTCATTTAAACGATACACATCCTGTGCTGGCGGTGCCAGAATTAATGCGAATTTTAATGGATGAATATCATCTTGATTGGGATGCCGCTTGGGGATATACGCAAAAGATTTTTTCATACACTAATCATACTTTAATGAGTGAAGCACTCGAAACCTGGCCGGTAGAGATGTTTGCACACTGGCTGCCCCGGCATTTAAAAATTATCTTTGATATTAATGCGAAATTTCTTTCCGGGGTAAAACAGCGCTTTCCGGATGATGCCGATTTAATTCGCCGCGTTTCTTTGGTGGATGAATCGGGCGAGCGAAAAATACGTATGGCTTATATTGCCGTAGTGGCCAGCCATAAAGTGAATGGCGTTTCGGCGCTGCATTCGCAGTTGATGAAATCAACTATCTTTGCCGATTTTGCGCGAATTTTTCCAGAGCGTTTTACTAATGTCACCAATGGTATTACGCCAAGACGCTGGCTGGCTCAGGCCAACCGGCCTTTGGCTGCATTAATTGATCATCAAATAGGCAGAACATGGCGGGTTAATTTAGATGAATTAGCCGAGTTAAAGCCTCTGGCTGAGGATGAAGCGTTTATTACTGATTTTATGCAGGCGAAGCGAGCCAATAAAGAGCGCTTAGTACGCTATATCGCCACGCATTTAGGCGGTGTGGTTTCGCCGGATGCTTTATTTGATGTGCAGGTAAAACGCATTCATGAATATAAACGGCAATTACTTAATTTGTTGCATGTGGTTGCCCGCTATAATTTTATTTTAAAAAATCCAGATGCAGCTACCGTGCCAAGGGTGGTGGTTTTTGCCGGTAAAGCCGCATCGGCTTATAAGCTGGCTAAATTATTGATTCATCTGATGAATGATATTGGTGCAAAAATAAACCATGACAGCCGGGTGGGCGATAAGCTGAAAGTGGTGTTTATTCCCAATTACAGCGTAAGCCTCGCTGAAATCATTATTCCGGCTGCCGATTTATCCGAGCAAATCTCTACTGCAGGCACGGAGGCATCGGGCACAGGCAATATGAAATTTGCATTAAATGGTGCCTTAACAATTGGCACACTGGATGGCGCAAATATTGAAATTGGCCAAGCGGTAGGTGCAGATAATATTTTTATATTTGGCAATAATAGCGATGATGTGCAGCGCCTGCGGCAGGAATCTTATAATCCGCGTGCTGTTTATGAGGCCGATCCGGTTTTGCATGAGGTTTTAAATCAAATTGCATCTGGTTTTTTTAGCCCAGAAGAGCCAGAGCGCTATCGGGTTATTTTTGATTTACTGGTTAATTGGGGAGATCATTATCAATTATTGGCAGATTTTGCAGATTATGTAAAAGTGCAGGGAAAAGTTGATGCGCTGTATTTAAAGCCATTTGAATGGCATAGAAAAGCCCTGCTGAATGTGGCCG